A window from Zavarzinia compransoris encodes these proteins:
- a CDS encoding AMP-binding protein gives MLALASEERVVGTLLHRAAERFGDRTFLQFGDACIGFGAFDDQASQVGNGLIGRGLDRGGKVAIFMRNSLEFLQAWFGAARIGALYVPINTDYKGEILRYQLDKADVTHIIIGTEFVGRLAAVVAGLPELRHVIIAGPWPETGLEDAVAALAGHVALHDFAAVLDAPAADPGIAVAHGDPHAISFTSGTTGPSKGVLATNGHVISFARDWTRATAFREGEAIFTPLPLFHAIGAWLGVLPAMLMGGRIAIVPKFSASTYWDEVRRYKADIAHGIFSMIPILLKQPARPDDADQPARAFYIGPQNVEFERRFNCRIVEVFGATENGIVTMSDYHGERRPGSCGRPNTETFEVIIADENDEPVPPRRQGEILIRPRRPHSMMKEYYNAPEATVEAFRNLWFHTGDNAWQDEDGYVYFLDRKKDAIRRRGENISSYELEAVVNLHPAILECAAVAVASELGEDEVKLVVVLRQGESLPAADLWAYCEEKMPRFWVPRFIEFRREMPKTANQKIQKYVLRDRTPDSDLHDRGPAARARAAAR, from the coding sequence TTGCTGGCACTGGCATCCGAAGAGCGGGTCGTCGGGACCTTGTTGCACCGGGCGGCCGAGCGCTTTGGAGATCGGACATTCCTGCAGTTCGGCGACGCCTGCATCGGCTTCGGCGCCTTCGACGATCAGGCCAGCCAGGTCGGCAACGGCCTGATCGGGCGTGGCCTCGACCGCGGCGGCAAAGTCGCGATCTTCATGCGCAACAGCCTCGAATTCCTCCAGGCCTGGTTCGGCGCGGCGCGCATCGGCGCGCTCTATGTCCCGATCAACACGGACTACAAGGGCGAGATCCTGCGCTACCAGCTCGACAAGGCGGATGTAACCCACATCATTATCGGCACGGAATTCGTCGGGCGGCTGGCCGCCGTCGTCGCCGGGCTGCCCGAGCTGCGCCACGTCATCATCGCCGGCCCCTGGCCGGAAACCGGCCTGGAAGACGCCGTCGCCGCCCTGGCCGGGCACGTGGCGCTGCATGATTTCGCGGCCGTGCTCGATGCCCCGGCGGCGGATCCCGGCATCGCCGTCGCCCATGGCGATCCTCACGCGATCAGCTTCACCTCGGGCACGACCGGGCCGTCCAAGGGCGTGCTCGCGACCAACGGCCACGTCATCAGCTTCGCCCGCGACTGGACCAGGGCGACCGCCTTCCGCGAGGGCGAGGCGATCTTCACCCCGCTGCCCTTGTTTCATGCCATCGGCGCCTGGCTGGGGGTGCTGCCGGCGATGCTGATGGGCGGCCGCATCGCGATCGTGCCGAAATTCTCGGCCTCCACCTATTGGGACGAAGTCCGGCGCTACAAGGCGGACATCGCCCACGGCATCTTCTCGATGATTCCGATCCTGCTGAAACAGCCGGCCCGGCCCGACGACGCCGACCAGCCGGCCCGGGCCTTCTACATCGGGCCGCAGAACGTCGAGTTCGAGCGCCGCTTCAACTGCCGCATCGTCGAGGTCTTCGGCGCGACCGAAAACGGCATCGTCACCATGAGCGACTACCACGGCGAACGCCGCCCCGGGTCCTGCGGGCGCCCGAACACGGAAACCTTCGAGGTCATAATCGCCGACGAGAACGACGAGCCGGTGCCGCCGCGCCGCCAGGGCGAGATCCTGATCCGGCCCCGGCGGCCCCATTCGATGATGAAGGAATACTACAACGCGCCCGAGGCGACGGTCGAAGCCTTCCGTAATCTGTGGTTTCACACCGGCGACAATGCCTGGCAGGACGAAGACGGTTACGTCTACTTCCTCGACCGCAAGAAGGATGCGATCCGCCGCCGGGGCGAGAATATCTCGTCCTACGAGCTCGAGGCGGTGGTCAACCTGCACCCGGCCATCCTCGAATGCGCGGCCGTCGCCGTCGCCTCCGAGCTTGGCGAGGACGAGGTGAAGCTGGTCGTCGTGCTGCGCCAGGGCGAAAGCCTTCCGGCCGCCGACCTCTGGGCCTATTGCGAGGAAAAGATGCCGCGCTTCTGGGTGCCGCGCTTCATCGAATTCCGGCGGGAAATGCCGAAGACGGCGAACCAGAAGATCCAGAAATACGTCCTGCGCGACCGGACGCCGGACAGCGACCTGCACGATCGCGGCCCGGCCGCCCGCGCCCGCGCCGCCGCGCGCTGA
- a CDS encoding ABC transporter ATP-binding protein has product MLRVSEFLGGYHRGARVVDGISFDLGETPVTSIVGSNGAGKTSLLRGICGLLPWSAGAVQFAGEAIGHLPPHEIARRGIRMVPDGRGTFPTLSVLENLRVGGHGLKAAIVADRVERELARFPRLRERLHQAAGMLSGGEQQMLAIARAMVADPRLLILDEPSQGLAPLIVDQIFELLPLLTAQGVHILLIEQDVGRGLEASDRGIILEKGRITLEGDSRLLLADERVRESFLGIA; this is encoded by the coding sequence ATGCTCAGGGTCTCTGAGTTCCTGGGCGGCTACCACCGGGGTGCCCGGGTGGTCGACGGCATTTCCTTCGACCTGGGGGAGACGCCGGTGACCAGCATCGTCGGCTCTAACGGGGCGGGCAAGACCAGCCTGCTGCGCGGCATCTGCGGCCTTCTGCCTTGGTCGGCGGGCGCGGTGCAATTCGCCGGCGAGGCGATCGGCCACCTGCCGCCGCACGAGATCGCCCGGCGCGGCATCCGCATGGTGCCGGACGGGCGCGGCACCTTCCCGACCCTGTCCGTGCTCGAAAACCTGCGGGTCGGCGGCCACGGCCTCAAGGCGGCCATCGTCGCCGACCGCGTCGAGCGGGAACTGGCCCGCTTTCCCCGCCTGCGGGAGCGGCTGCACCAGGCCGCCGGCATGCTGTCCGGGGGCGAGCAGCAGATGCTGGCGATCGCGCGGGCCATGGTCGCCGATCCCCGCCTGCTGATCCTGGACGAGCCGTCGCAGGGGCTTGCCCCGCTGATCGTCGACCAGATCTTCGAGCTTTTGCCGCTGCTGACCGCGCAGGGCGTCCATATCCTGCTGATCGAGCAGGATGTCGGGCGCGGGCTCGAGGCCAGCGACCGCGGCATCATCCTGGAAAAGGGGCGCATCACCCTCGAAGGCGACAGCAGGCTGCTGCTGGCCGACGAGCGCGTCCGCGAATCCTTCCTTGGCATCGCCTGA
- a CDS encoding MaoC family dehydratase has product MTYPIAGDLFLDDLHVGQTAERRHRITDDTIRTFAALTGDYSPLHVDEDFAAGSRFGRRLAHGLLTASFITEIIGMELPARNGIYMGQTLSFRKPVFIGDEVVVRASVAAIDEEKCRIRLTTLCLVDGQVVLEGEALIHVPKRPWP; this is encoded by the coding sequence ATGACCTATCCGATTGCAGGCGATCTTTTCCTCGACGATCTCCATGTCGGCCAGACCGCCGAACGGCGCCACCGCATCACCGACGACACGATCCGGACCTTCGCCGCCCTGACCGGCGACTACAGCCCGCTGCACGTCGACGAGGACTTCGCCGCCGGTTCCCGCTTCGGCCGAAGGCTGGCCCATGGCCTGCTGACCGCCTCCTTCATCACCGAGATCATCGGCATGGAGCTGCCGGCCCGGAACGGTATCTACATGGGACAGACCCTGTCGTTCCGGAAACCGGTGTTCATCGGCGACGAGGTCGTCGTCCGGGCCTCGGTCGCGGCGATCGACGAGGAAAAATGCCGGATCCGCCTGACGACGCTCTGCCTGGTCGACGGGCAGGTCGTGCTCGAGGGCGAGGCGCTGATCCACGTCCCCAAGCGCCCCTGGCCTTGA
- a CDS encoding ABC transporter ATP-binding protein has product MTATAPLLQVREISRRFGGITALNDVSFEVHDGEIVGLIGPNGAGKTTLFNLISGLLPPSGGEISLRGIPLSGLRPDQICALGAVRTFQSASLLSGMTVWDNVHVASLFREEERAGGESAADCTRRVLRLSGLEARRNAPAEALTVSETKRVEIARALATNPRLLMTDEILAGLNAIESEEILAILARLRGEGIGIIFVEHDVRAVMKLCDRVVVIAQGRKLTEGAPDTVARMPEVISVYLGGRYAQGL; this is encoded by the coding sequence ATGACTGCCACGGCCCCCTTGCTCCAGGTCCGGGAAATCTCGCGCCGCTTCGGCGGCATCACCGCCCTCAACGATGTCTCCTTCGAGGTGCATGACGGCGAAATCGTCGGCCTGATCGGGCCGAATGGCGCCGGCAAGACGACGCTGTTCAACCTGATCTCGGGCCTGCTGCCGCCGTCGGGGGGCGAGATCAGCCTTCGCGGCATCCCGCTGTCCGGCCTTCGCCCCGACCAGATCTGCGCGCTGGGCGCGGTGCGCACCTTCCAGTCCGCCTCGCTGCTGTCCGGGATGACGGTCTGGGACAATGTCCATGTCGCCAGCCTGTTCCGGGAAGAGGAACGGGCGGGCGGCGAAAGCGCGGCCGACTGCACCCGGCGCGTGCTGCGCCTGTCCGGGCTCGAGGCGCGGCGGAACGCCCCGGCCGAAGCCCTGACCGTGAGCGAGACCAAGCGGGTGGAGATCGCCCGCGCGCTGGCGACAAACCCGCGCCTGCTGATGACGGACGAGATCCTGGCCGGCCTCAACGCGATCGAAAGCGAGGAAATCCTGGCCATCCTGGCGCGGCTGCGGGGCGAGGGGATCGGCATCATCTTCGTCGAGCACGACGTGCGCGCGGTGATGAAACTGTGCGACCGGGTCGTCGTCATCGCCCAGGGGCGCAAGCTGACCGAAGGGGCGCCGGACACCGTTGCCCGCATGCCGGAGGTGATCTCGGTCTATCTCGGCGGGCGCTATGCTCAGGGTCTCTGA
- a CDS encoding branched-chain amino acid ABC transporter permease has product MEDVVIYGLLRGGIYAMAAFGFTLVLGVIGVVNFAHGALVVFGGLLTEYLGRMLGLPYPVALAGAACGTGLLAVVAQRFFIARTFKLEPLMVLVQTFGMAAVITELGIQAWGGEERMVRLETGLPPGWFLGETFVPSFDLLIFLVSLASTGLLFLLLSHSGFGRALRACRDRRESAQLCGINLNATFERTMFVSGLWAGLAGGMFVTLGPLAPYMHFTWTVDAFLVITIGGLGSIVGALVGGFIFGVLSFGASFYVPTAAPAVIFSVLLLFLILRPQGLFGTGPALRK; this is encoded by the coding sequence ATGGAAGACGTCGTGATCTATGGCCTGCTGCGCGGCGGCATCTATGCCATGGCGGCCTTCGGCTTCACCCTGGTGCTGGGGGTGATCGGGGTCGTCAACTTCGCCCATGGCGCCCTCGTCGTCTTCGGCGGGCTGCTGACCGAATATCTCGGGCGGATGCTGGGCCTGCCCTATCCCGTCGCCCTTGCCGGCGCCGCCTGCGGCACCGGGCTGCTGGCCGTGGTCGCGCAGCGCTTCTTCATCGCGCGGACGTTCAAGCTGGAACCCCTCATGGTGCTGGTGCAGACCTTCGGCATGGCGGCGGTCATCACCGAGCTCGGCATCCAGGCCTGGGGCGGCGAGGAGCGGATGGTGCGGCTGGAGACCGGCCTGCCGCCCGGCTGGTTCCTGGGCGAGACCTTCGTGCCGTCCTTCGACCTGCTGATCTTCCTGGTCAGCCTGGCGTCGACCGGGCTTCTCTTCCTGCTGCTGTCGCACAGCGGCTTCGGGCGCGCGCTCAGGGCCTGCCGGGACCGGCGCGAGTCGGCGCAGCTTTGCGGCATCAACCTGAACGCGACCTTCGAGCGGACCATGTTCGTCTCGGGGCTTTGGGCCGGGCTGGCGGGCGGCATGTTCGTCACCCTTGGCCCGCTTGCGCCCTATATGCACTTCACCTGGACGGTCGACGCCTTCCTGGTCATCACCATCGGCGGGCTCGGCAGCATCGTCGGCGCGCTGGTCGGGGGCTTCATCTTCGGCGTGCTCAGCTTCGGCGCGTCCTTCTATGTCCCGACCGCGGCGCCGGCCGTCATCTTCAGCGTCCTGCTGCTGTTCCTGATCCTGCGGCCGCAGGGTCTCTTCGGTACCGGCCCCGCGCTGCGGAAATGA
- a CDS encoding TetR/AcrR family transcriptional regulator, with amino-acid sequence MTTRRAEANNRLDTIIDAGARCFAKAGYDATTMRDIAALTGILPGSIYYHFKSKEDLFVAVHDAAIERICRGVTRAIKPGAEPWARLEQAASGYLDSMLGNDAMYAALIVMEFPRRRSQPLRSKLIAQRDRFERLFVDIIEDLPLKETVDRRYWRLALMGMLAWTHVWYRSNGDSPKVIAQKLVELLRDQTGA; translated from the coding sequence ATGACGACCCGGCGCGCGGAAGCCAACAATCGATTGGACACCATCATCGATGCCGGTGCCCGCTGTTTCGCCAAGGCCGGCTACGACGCGACGACGATGCGGGACATCGCGGCCTTGACGGGCATCCTGCCGGGCTCGATCTACTATCATTTCAAGTCGAAGGAAGACCTGTTCGTCGCGGTGCACGACGCGGCGATCGAGCGGATCTGCCGGGGCGTCACCCGCGCGATCAAGCCGGGCGCCGAGCCATGGGCGCGGCTGGAGCAGGCGGCATCCGGCTACCTGGACAGCATGCTGGGCAACGACGCGATGTATGCCGCCCTGATCGTGATGGAGTTTCCCCGCCGCCGGTCGCAGCCGCTGCGCTCCAAGCTGATCGCGCAGCGCGACCGCTTCGAGCGGCTGTTCGTCGACATCATCGAGGACCTGCCGCTGAAGGAGACGGTCGATCGCCGCTATTGGCGCCTGGCGCTGATGGGCATGCTGGCCTGGACCCATGTCTGGTACCGGTCGAACGGCGATTCGCCGAAGGTCATCGCGCAGAAGCTGGTCGAACTGCTGCGCGACCAGACCGGGGCCTGA
- a CDS encoding CaiB/BaiF CoA transferase family protein has protein sequence MDQARSNTAATDGQPAPLAGIRVLDLTRLLPGAYCTQTLADLGAEVIKVEQPGDGDYWRWTEPRVKVQSVQFLALNRGKRSITLDLKNPAGREALLRLCETADVLLEGFRPGVMARLNLAPEVIQARNPRLVFCSLSGFGQTGPYAQLAAHDLNYLGMTGVLHYVNGTAAQPRATALPVADIGGGGLMAIAGILSALVERERGGKARVVDISVADGLFSWLSFMTTRWNVPGHEAEPSPFDAPFDKPFYSVYETADGRHLVTGAYEPKFWVNLCRVLGLEDWIDRQWAEGDEEAELRGLIAAAFRRRTQAEWLAIFAEHEACVTPVLSPREALQSPHAKARGTVIWVDDPVEGRLQHIACPIRMDGVTPNALQPAPALGADTDALLKEVGYDAAEIEAMRARKAV, from the coding sequence ATGGATCAGGCTCGATCGAACACAGCAGCCACCGACGGGCAACCCGCCCCGCTCGCCGGTATCCGGGTCCTCGACCTGACCCGGTTGCTGCCGGGCGCCTATTGCACCCAGACCCTGGCGGACCTCGGCGCGGAAGTGATCAAGGTCGAACAGCCGGGCGACGGCGACTACTGGCGCTGGACCGAACCCCGGGTGAAGGTCCAGAGCGTGCAGTTCCTTGCCCTCAACCGCGGCAAGCGCAGCATTACCCTGGACCTCAAGAATCCGGCCGGGCGCGAAGCCCTGCTGCGGCTTTGCGAGACCGCCGACGTGCTTCTGGAAGGGTTCCGCCCGGGGGTCATGGCGCGGCTGAACCTTGCCCCGGAGGTCATCCAGGCCCGCAACCCCCGGCTGGTCTTCTGTTCCCTGTCGGGTTTCGGCCAGACCGGGCCCTATGCCCAGCTCGCGGCCCACGACCTGAATTATCTCGGGATGACGGGGGTGCTGCACTATGTGAACGGCACGGCGGCCCAGCCCCGCGCCACCGCCCTGCCCGTCGCCGATATCGGCGGCGGCGGCCTGATGGCGATTGCGGGCATCCTGTCCGCGCTGGTCGAGCGCGAGCGCGGCGGCAAGGCGCGGGTGGTCGACATTTCCGTGGCCGACGGCCTGTTTTCCTGGCTGTCCTTCATGACCACGCGCTGGAACGTCCCCGGGCATGAGGCGGAGCCGAGCCCGTTCGACGCCCCCTTCGACAAGCCCTTCTATTCCGTCTACGAAACCGCCGACGGCCGCCACCTGGTCACCGGCGCCTATGAGCCGAAATTCTGGGTCAACCTGTGCCGGGTCCTGGGGCTCGAGGACTGGATCGACCGGCAATGGGCGGAAGGGGACGAGGAGGCGGAATTGCGCGGCCTGATCGCCGCCGCCTTCCGCCGCCGCACCCAGGCCGAATGGCTGGCGATCTTCGCCGAGCACGAAGCCTGCGTCACCCCCGTGCTCTCGCCCCGGGAAGCCCTGCAAAGCCCCCATGCCAAGGCCCGCGGCACCGTGATCTGGGTCGACGACCCCGTCGAGGGCCGGCTGCAGCACATCGCCTGCCCGATCCGCATGGATGGGGTCACGCCGAACGCGCTCCAGCCGGCCCCCGCCCTTGGCGCCGATACCGATGCGCTGCTGAAGGAGGTTGGCTACGACGCCGCCGAGATCGAGGCGATGCGGGCCCGGAAGGCGGTATGA
- a CDS encoding branched-chain amino acid ABC transporter permease, with translation MTRFFTFAWNLRTGAVLPQLACLGLFLLAVALLPLLVNDYWVRLFTFVFINIGLATSWNLIGGFAGYASFGHGVFFGLGAFVSAIGTVRYGLPLPVCMLAAGAVNAAIALLFTPIMRQKGLYFALSTLAVMLVFETVLQRWTFTRGLGPYDLGWSVEPAIGLAGFYYLFLALLALAVGGMIVIARSRLGYALHAIRKDEILAASIGIRTTRYKVIAFALSAIWPGILGAVFAPFISFVSVQSVMDVSITLNMILITIFGGAGTILGPIVGGIGLSVIDQIAWGNFLEYHRLIYGALIVCIITFHPGGLVSLFWSIAGRLRRPDREQRAGDAPPPPKA, from the coding sequence ATGACCCGATTCTTCACCTTCGCCTGGAACCTCCGCACCGGTGCCGTGCTGCCCCAACTCGCCTGCCTCGGGCTGTTCCTGCTCGCCGTCGCGCTTCTGCCGCTGCTCGTCAACGATTACTGGGTGCGCCTGTTCACCTTCGTCTTCATCAACATCGGCCTGGCGACCTCGTGGAACCTGATCGGTGGCTTCGCCGGCTATGCCAGCTTCGGCCACGGCGTCTTCTTCGGCCTCGGCGCCTTCGTCAGCGCGATCGGCACCGTCCGCTACGGCCTGCCGCTGCCCGTCTGCATGCTGGCCGCGGGGGCGGTGAATGCCGCCATCGCGCTGCTGTTCACGCCGATCATGCGGCAGAAGGGGCTTTACTTCGCCCTTTCGACGCTGGCGGTCATGCTGGTGTTCGAGACCGTGCTGCAGCGCTGGACCTTCACCCGGGGCCTCGGGCCCTATGATCTCGGCTGGAGCGTGGAGCCGGCGATCGGCCTTGCCGGTTTCTATTACCTGTTCCTTGCCCTGCTGGCCCTGGCGGTCGGGGGCATGATCGTGATCGCCCGCTCCCGCCTCGGCTATGCGCTGCATGCGATCAGGAAGGACGAGATCCTGGCGGCCTCGATCGGCATCCGCACGACCCGCTACAAGGTGATCGCCTTCGCCCTCAGCGCGATCTGGCCCGGCATCCTGGGGGCCGTCTTCGCGCCCTTCATTTCCTTCGTCTCGGTCCAGAGCGTGATGGATGTCTCGATCACGCTGAACATGATCCTGATCACCATCTTCGGCGGGGCGGGCACCATCCTCGGCCCGATCGTCGGCGGCATCGGCCTTTCGGTCATCGACCAGATCGCCTGGGGCAATTTCCTCGAATACCACCGGCTGATCTACGGCGCCCTCATCGTCTGCATCATCACCTTCCATCCGGGCGGGCTGGTCAGCCTGTTCTGGTCGATCGCCGGCCGTCTCCGGCGCCCCGACCGGGAACAGCGCGCCGGCGATGCCCCACCCCCGCCCAAAGCCTGA
- a CDS encoding SDR family NAD(P)-dependent oxidoreductase — MTMATEPQSPPRPAMPASALITGGTSGIGLEVAALLAASGTGLIILNGRNEARGQAALERLRAIAPGTGFAFVAADASTAGGARTLAERASAILPGPLGLLVNSAGGDFMPKLFHLTGPDEIEGVIRHWLLSVMHVCRAVLPLMGRGSSIVSVASDAAKLATVGEAAIGAALAGVVMFSRTLAMETKRNGIRVNVVTPSLVSGTGTFDRINADPFAAKLFSKATAMAHLGVPTAADVAEAVVFLAGPAASRISGQAISINGGISAA; from the coding sequence ATGACGATGGCGACGGAACCGCAAAGTCCGCCCCGGCCGGCCATGCCGGCCAGCGCGCTGATCACCGGCGGAACCTCGGGCATCGGCCTCGAGGTCGCCGCCCTTCTCGCCGCCTCGGGCACCGGCCTGATCATTCTGAACGGGCGGAACGAGGCGCGGGGCCAGGCCGCCCTGGAACGGCTGCGCGCCATCGCCCCCGGCACGGGGTTCGCGTTCGTCGCCGCCGACGCCTCGACCGCCGGCGGGGCAAGGACGCTGGCGGAGCGGGCTTCCGCGATCCTCCCCGGCCCTCTCGGCCTGCTGGTCAACTCGGCCGGCGGCGACTTCATGCCGAAACTGTTCCACCTGACCGGCCCTGACGAGATCGAGGGCGTGATCCGCCACTGGCTGCTCAGCGTCATGCATGTCTGCCGGGCGGTGCTGCCGCTGATGGGACGGGGCAGTTCCATCGTCAGCGTCGCCTCGGACGCCGCCAAGCTGGCGACGGTCGGCGAGGCGGCCATCGGCGCGGCGCTGGCCGGGGTCGTGATGTTCTCGCGGACCCTGGCGATGGAGACCAAGCGGAACGGCATCCGGGTCAACGTGGTGACGCCGTCCCTGGTTTCGGGCACCGGCACCTTCGACCGCATCAATGCCGATCCGTTCGCCGCCAAGCTGTTCTCGAAGGCGACCGCCATGGCCCATCTCGGCGTGCCGACCGCGGCCGACGTGGCCGAGGCGGTGGTCTTCCTCGCCGGTCCCGCCGCCAGCCGCATTTCCGGCCAGGCGATCAGCATCAACGGCGGCATTTCGGCCGCCTGA
- a CDS encoding EthD family reductase, whose translation MAKLITLYKRPAGMAVEEFQARFLEEEVAAARRLPGLLRHVQSHGLVQGYRKGELLFDGMSECYFADAGAARAARGAVDASGFADPLRTVHMPVEVHVAKDGRAVPGAVKNIEFVNRRPGMALGAFRHYWRSVHGPLGATIPSILRYEQNHLDLGDYELGVPPYDGLAITWFESTAAMRAGAETPEYEVTREDEANFLPDGHLPIIITREVHDSAA comes from the coding sequence ATGGCCAAGCTGATCACCCTCTACAAGCGCCCGGCCGGCATGGCGGTCGAGGAATTCCAGGCCCGCTTCCTCGAGGAAGAGGTCGCCGCGGCGCGCCGGCTGCCGGGGCTGCTGCGCCATGTCCAGTCGCACGGGCTGGTCCAGGGCTACCGCAAGGGCGAGCTTCTGTTCGACGGCATGTCCGAATGCTATTTCGCCGACGCGGGCGCCGCCCGGGCCGCGCGCGGCGCGGTGGACGCCAGCGGTTTCGCCGATCCCCTGCGCACCGTCCACATGCCGGTCGAGGTTCATGTCGCCAAGGACGGCCGGGCGGTGCCGGGGGCGGTCAAGAACATCGAATTCGTCAATCGCCGCCCGGGCATGGCCCTTGGCGCCTTCCGCCATTACTGGCGGTCGGTGCACGGCCCCTTGGGCGCCACCATCCCGTCGATCCTGCGTTACGAGCAGAACCACCTCGATCTCGGCGACTACGAGCTGGGGGTGCCGCCCTATGACGGGCTGGCGATCACCTGGTTCGAATCGACCGCGGCCATGCGCGCCGGCGCGGAGACGCCGGAATATGAGGTAACGCGCGAGGACGAGGCGAATTTCCTGCCCGACGGCCACCTGCCGATCATCATCACGCGGGAAGTCCACGACAGCGCCGCCTGA
- a CDS encoding NADH:flavin oxidoreductase/NADH oxidase: protein MTDEAPLLWSPLTIRGLTLRNRVMISPMAMYSAADGRADDFHLVHLGRFALGSAGLVFAEATAVSEQGRITHGCVGLWHDDQIPGFRRIADFLHRFGAAAGIQLCHSGHKGSSQRPWHGGGPLGPADLEARGEAPWPSLGVTETPFGTGWPQPRQATAADLDRLVADFAEAARRADAAGLDVIEVHCAHGYMLHSFLSPVSNTRTDGYGGDLAGRMRFPLRVAAAVRAAFPAEKPVFVRVSAVDGVDVGWTMEDTIVFAKALKAIGIDAVDCSTGGMMLARQQMLISRSPGFQVPFAAGVRREAGIASIAVGLIRDATHAEEILQAGDADLIAIAREALVDPNWAAEAALRTAGDGGWQQWPERFGWWLMRRARQQGESFGPKKTS, encoded by the coding sequence ATGACCGATGAAGCCCCCCTGCTCTGGAGCCCGCTGACCATCCGGGGCCTGACGCTGCGCAACCGGGTGATGATCTCGCCCATGGCGATGTACAGCGCGGCCGACGGCCGGGCGGACGACTTCCACCTCGTGCACCTGGGGCGTTTCGCCCTGGGCAGCGCCGGCCTCGTCTTCGCCGAGGCGACGGCGGTCAGCGAACAGGGACGGATCACCCATGGCTGCGTCGGCCTGTGGCACGACGACCAGATCCCGGGCTTTCGCCGCATCGCCGATTTCCTCCATCGCTTCGGGGCCGCCGCCGGCATCCAGCTTTGCCACAGCGGCCACAAGGGCTCGTCGCAGCGGCCCTGGCACGGCGGCGGCCCGCTTGGCCCCGCCGACCTCGAGGCGCGGGGCGAGGCGCCCTGGCCGAGCCTCGGCGTGACCGAGACGCCCTTCGGCACCGGCTGGCCCCAGCCCCGGCAGGCGACGGCGGCCGATCTCGACCGGCTGGTGGCGGATTTCGCCGAAGCCGCCCGCCGGGCGGATGCCGCCGGCCTCGACGTGATCGAGGTGCATTGCGCCCACGGCTATATGCTGCATTCATTCCTGTCGCCGGTGTCCAACACCCGGACGGACGGTTATGGCGGCGATCTGGCCGGGCGCATGCGCTTTCCCCTGCGCGTCGCGGCGGCGGTGCGCGCCGCCTTTCCGGCGGAAAAGCCGGTCTTCGTGCGGGTGTCGGCGGTCGACGGCGTCGACGTCGGCTGGACCATGGAGGATACGATCGTCTTCGCCAAGGCATTGAAGGCGATCGGCATCGATGCCGTCGACTGTTCGACCGGCGGCATGATGCTGGCCCGCCAGCAGATGCTGATCTCGCGCAGCCCCGGCTTCCAGGTCCCCTTCGCGGCGGGGGTCCGGCGCGAGGCCGGTATCGCCTCGATCGCGGTCGGCCTGATCCGGGACGCGACCCATGCCGAGGAAATTCTTCAGGCGGGCGACGCCGATCTCATCGCCATCGCGCGGGAGGCGCTGGTCGATCCCAATTGGGCGGCGGAGGCCGCGCTGCGGACGGCTGGCGACGGCGGCTGGCAGCAATGGCCCGAACGCTTCGGCTGGTGGCTGATGCGCCGGGCCCGGCAGCAGGGCGAGAGCTTCGGCCCGAAGAAGACGTCCTAA